In Sporocytophaga myxococcoides, the genomic window TTTTAATAATGAATTTAAAGGCACTCTGGTTGCAAAAGCATTTGATGTTAAAGGACAGGAGATGGGCAGGGTAAAGCTTGCCGTTGAAGGAAAAGCAGACGATGCCAGATTCCTTGAATTCCATTTTGACAAACGAACAAATATTGATTCAGATAGTAAGCTGGTAATAGAGTAGAATCATTTATCGCTATTTGTTTGCTGATATTTATCTAAGAATAATACGGATTTTATCTGGCGTTATTTTATTTAATTCCTATTTCTGCAAAGATTGCTGTGTTAAGGGTATATTGTCAGTCATAAGTGCGTCAGGACTTTTGTTAATGGCCTCTACAACATCTTTTCTTTTTAAAATTCCCCAAATAATAACTTTGATGTTTTTAGAATGAGAATCCTTAACCTGTTCTTTCGTTATATCGCTATTAGAGATCACGAATGCACCAATGTCTGCTTTGGTACATACTGCAATTGCATCACCGTATGATTGTGCGTTATAAATGATATTAATCTCAGGGTCAGCTGCACGAAATCTTTTTAGTAGAGAGGTGTCACCATCGTATACGTAAACCCAGTCATGAGCCTGGTAGGCTTGGATTGTTTGGGAAATCTTACTAACCCATAGCCTTTCTCTTTCTTCACTTTCAGAAAGGCATGGTGAAGCGATTTTTAGATTGAGGTATATGAGGGGTTTGATATTTCTGTTTTTGAAATGGTCCAATACTTTGGTTAATCTGATAATTCTCACATCATTCAGAAGTTGGGCGCCATATTGATTGTAGTATTCACAATTTTCAAGCT contains:
- a CDS encoding glycerophosphodiester phosphodiesterase, with the translated sequence MKRAITILFFLQVFIFNSCTKIDLDTISNLNNGKIDVIGHAGTGFQSLINPYPSNSFESIKHAVNGLNADGIEIDIDLSKDCTIVLYHDQTLEKSTNCFGCVNQYNASELENCEYYNQYGAQLLNDVRIIRLTKVLDHFKNRNIKPLIYLNLKIASPCLSESEERERLWVSKISQTIQAYQAHDWVYVYDGDTSLLKRFRAADPEINIIYNAQSYGDAIAVCTKADIGAFVISNSDITKEQVKDSHSKNIKVIIWGILKRKDVVEAINKSPDALMTDNIPLTQQSLQK